The Setaria viridis chromosome 2, Setaria_viridis_v4.0, whole genome shotgun sequence DNA window CTAATTGAAATGTGGAAGGCCTGGATAGATGATGTTACAATCCCCGCATGGAACACATTTACACAAACCTTATTAGTTTCCCTGTTCCCTAGAGGCTACACCAACAGCCCTCGTCACAGCAAGTGCTATCAAAATTATTTTCAGAGATAATCTACTGGTTTCTTTCTCCCATTTACTCTTCTACATTGGACTTGCATGCGGTTCCAGCGACATACATGATTTCGTAAGGAATTTAATAGGAAACGTTTCAACCTCCACCAAAATCCTATGAAATTCTGGTGTGTCTCTTTTCTCTTTAACTTTTGCCCTGCATAAAAGAAGCAAGAAGAAATATAGTAGAATGTTTTGGTCGATTGTAAACGGCTCTTCACAACCGCTAGTGGAGGATGAAGGTGCCCGATGATATAACTGGTGATCCGATTGTCTTGGTTGGAAACTTTGTTCTGATGAGAAGATATCGACCGTACCCATGCTgttccctccattccaaactataggtcattttgatttttctagattcatggatattattatgcacctagacatacattatatctaaatgtataataatatctatgactaaaacaatctacaatttgaaacggaggaagtacaacATAGGGTCACAGTACCTTCATCCTCTATGTACCTTATGATTCCGAGGAACTACTCACGTGTCCCAACCTCAGTTATACGCTTCTCTTTTTGGAAAATCTTACTATTTTGAACCGGTTTGTGTCTGTGTGAACATGCAACAAGCCAATTCCTTGCACCGGCGCACCATCCAGTGAAGTAGCGAATCATGTTTTGTTTcatgctccctccgttcttccaaattgtatgtcgttttgacttttatatgttcatatatattattatacatctagacacacactatatctagaggcataataatatctatacacttagaaaaattaaaacgatctacaatttggaacgaaagaAGTAGAATCCAATGAACTTGATAGAGGAAGTGGAGATGAAGTGCTGGATGGAGCAATCCTACTGCAGAGTCGGCACAGCGAAACTGGGCGTGCCCAATGAAGCTAAAGCATCGAAGCTTGCTGGCCGTTGCACATATCTCGTACAACCCGGTGTAAATCGCACAAATCGGACAGGAGACAGTGCAGGATTTGCAAGATAAAGATACTCGGGTTATACATTTGGCATCTCTGAATTGAAATTCTTGTGTATCTCGCGACGACGAGCATGGAATACAGAACTCCCTTTGTGTTTGTGCTATCAGGAATTACAGACAGACTGAACAGCAAGAAGGCGAGAGAAAGAATTATATATAGCAGGAGCACCGCACCAAGAAAGAACGCCACCACCGGCTCAGCTCGGCTCAGTTTTAGTATAAGGAGGACGGCTCAAGCTCAGCCAGCGagggcgtcggcgccggcgacgatcTCGAGGATCTCCCCGGTGATCTTGGCCTGGCGCTGGCGGTTGTAGGCGATGGAGAGGTTCTTGCGGAGCTCGATGGCGTTGTCGGTGGCGCTGCTCATGGCGCTCATCCGGGCGGCGAGCTCGCTGGCGAGCGACTCCTGCAGGGCGCGGAGGATCTGGCTGTTGAGGTAGAGCGGGAGCAGCGCGTCGAGGATCTGCACGGGGTCCTGCTCGAACTGCACCACGGGGGAGAAGGGCTGCGTCTCGATCTTCACCTTCTCGCGCTCCACGGTGAGCTTCCCCTCCTTGGTGGTGAGGCGGAACAGCTCGTCCTCCGTGGCGTCCACGCACACGCCGTTGACGTCGCAGATCTCCCCCTTGGGGGACATGGGCAGCAGCGTCTGGATGATGGGGTCGGAGCGCACCAGGGACACGAACTTGGAGTAGAGCAGCTCCACCTTGTCCACCGCCTCGGAGACGAAGAGCGAGTACACCAGGTCGCAGATGGCCTGCGAGTCCTTCACGGTGGGCACGCCGCTCACCTCCAGCTCCCGCTCCAGCGGGATGTAGGGGCGGCGCTGGAAGTAGGCGTTGCCCTTCTTCCCCACGCTGATGACGGTGTATTCGAGGCCCAGCTGCTTGAGCTCGTCGATGCGGGTGTCCGCCTTCTTGAGCACGTTGTTGTTGAAGCTGCCGCAGAGGCCGCGCTCGCCGGTGAGGACCACGAGGGCCACTTTCTTGACGGGGCGGGTACGGGTGAGCGGCAGGTCGATGTCCTCCGTCTGGATCTCCTGGTTCATGTTGTAGAGGACCTCCACGAGCGCCTCCGAGAAGGGGCGGGAGGAGACGACGGCCTCCTGCGCGCGCCGGACCTTGGCGGCGGCCACGAGCTTCATGGCCTCGGTGATCTTCTGCGTGTTGCGGACGGAGTCGATGCGGCTGCGGAGCTCGCGGAGGGAGCACCGCACCAcgaggccgctgccgccggagcgcggggcggaggagcgccgccgggtggaggaggcgctgctggcgagCGCCGAGGAGGACCACGCGGTGGAGAGGTGGGAGCACGACATGGCTGGCTGGTGATGGATCCGCGGCGACGGGGATCAacaccagcggcggcggtggcggaggagggagtGGAAGGGAGAGGGGCGGGATGGGAGGGAGGGAAATGGGTTTGGATGGATTGGGTTTGGGTGGAGACTGAGCACGGTGGGGTATTCAAAGCCGGGGTGAGTGGTGGAGGGGCAGTGACGGCGAGATGGCGAGGATCATGTGGCTCCGCCGAGCTGGCTGCCcctccctgctcctcctctcctcctgctACATTTTTGGCTTGTCAGGaataaaaatctgaaaaacaaaaaataatccTTTGTGGAAACAAACAATGGATACTGGGATCCTGCTCAGGATATCCCACACCACATACTCCCTACGGCCACATTTGTAGACAGGAATCAAATGGTTTCCTGTGAAAATCCTGCATATTTTTTGTGTTTCAAAcatacttcaaaaaaaaaaaaagcccaaGTTTAGGCCTACCTGGAACACATCAATTTCAGCTCAGTTCCCGTGTTAAAAACATGAGTCTCTCATGATTCAATTTGCTGAGACAAAATTCAATCGTGATTTTCTAGGATTCTCATTGAGTCATTGTTGGTACTGATGCAAAGTTCATGGCAAAGAAGTAGTACAGTATGTAACAAAGCAGATGAAGCTGGTATTTCAAGGTAAAGCAAGGTAACAGTACAAAACAGTCTGAGAGGTAGTACAAGTACAAAGATCAGACTTGATGGAATGCAAACTACTCCGGAAAGTAAATTTAACCTCAGGGTACAACAACAGCAAACATATTGACGAGATCCATAGCCTAACCGCTTCAGGGTGGAGTCGCATTCTTTGATGGCTTGTAGACACTGAAGTCACCGAAATCCCGCCGTCCGCTGCACCACAGAAGAGGACATGAAGATAACAGTAAATATCCGATGACCAAAAGGAAGTGTGGACAAAAGGCATCATGACACACAGAAAGATCTTCCAAGGCCACTGGTACAGGGCATGACACTTAGGCCGTGTTTGGTTCAAGGGGGCTaaagttagggggtgtttggatctttagaacctcctaaaatttatatcacatcgaatatttggagactaattaggaggactaaatatgagctaattataaaactaattacacagatggagactaattcacgagacgaatctattaagcctaattaatccatcattagcacatgtttactgtagcatcacattgtcaaatcatgaactaattaggcttaatagattcgtctcgcaaattagtctccatctatgcaattggttttgtaattagtctatatttaatactcctaattagtatctaaacattcgatgtgacagaaattttaggagagactagagaaacaaacacccccttagcctgtcacatcagatgtttagatactaattaggagtattaaatataatctaattgcaaaactaattgcagaaccccttaGCTGATACCTTGGCCTATTCTAAGCACCAGAAAGTTCAAGCAATTATGTAACCAATCAGTGCGCATAGGAAACAAGGTTTTCCAAAAACAAGCATCCTTGCAAAAGAAAAGGCCTGTATGAAAGGCAACTAACCTGTGGTTAATATTCCAGCCAGAAGGTAAGTAGCGCGGGTGAACAGCTTCAACAAAGACCTGCCTCCACCTTTGGCAGAACTGGTTAATAGCTTCCTCCCCACCATTGGAAAGCAAAAGCTCCACAACTTGTTTACCATGATGCCCATGACCCAACAAGGATATCTTCTTCTCAGCATTCTTGGAAATGGCCTGATTAGAATTGTCACGGATAGAAGGATCCCTGTTGAGATAGCCGTTTGCAGGAATGCAGGCGCCACTTGCTTGCTGCTTGGTATCTGTCTCGAATGTCGCAGTGTCATGACCAAAAGTTGTATCCTCCATACTGACTGGCAAACTTGAACTTCCCTGGCTCAAGGTTAAATCCTCTAGCTGGTTTTCACTCTCTGTCTCATCAAACTCTTGTTGACCATTACTCTCAGTTCCATCCTCAGGAAATTGCTCAGATAAGGCATGACTATTTTCTGATCCATGCCCACTGTTTTCTGAgatgttgctgctgttgctctTTGTAATAATATTTTGAGCCTGAGCTTTAAATGAAtaaccctttttcttttcaagacGCCTTCGCTCATGGGGACTCATACCAACAAGTAATGCCATCTCGAGATCTTCAGGAGTCACATCCCTACCACCATAGTATGACTTTACAATCTGCAAGGAAATGAATGAATCGGTAGCAAAGAACTACAGCTAAGAACAAGTACATATT harbors:
- the LOC117843319 gene encoding ATP synthase subunit gamma, chloroplastic, with the translated sequence MSCSHLSTAWSSSALASSASSTRRRSSAPRSGGSGLVVRCSLRELRSRIDSVRNTQKITEAMKLVAAAKVRRAQEAVVSSRPFSEALVEVLYNMNQEIQTEDIDLPLTRTRPVKKVALVVLTGERGLCGSFNNNVLKKADTRIDELKQLGLEYTVISVGKKGNAYFQRRPYIPLERELEVSGVPTVKDSQAICDLVYSLFVSEAVDKVELLYSKFVSLVRSDPIIQTLLPMSPKGEICDVNGVCVDATEDELFRLTTKEGKLTVEREKVKIETQPFSPVVQFEQDPVQILDALLPLYLNSQILRALQESLASELAARMSAMSSATDNAIELRKNLSIAYNRQRQAKITGEILEIVAGADALAG